A section of the Candidatus Zixiibacteriota bacterium genome encodes:
- a CDS encoding Rne/Rng family ribonuclease → MKKEIIVNSTQYETRVALLEDEKLVELLVKGADEHRYVGNIFKGRIKTVLPGMQAAFVDIGMDKAAFLHASDIGKIGGGFYDVDDDEEAPADIVRKTRFAGIETVVKEDQEILVQVIKEPISTKGPRVSSEISIAGRYVVLVPDDQGVRVSKKIFDWGEKKRLRSIVRELRPEGFGFIIRTEAEGRSESDFKSDIKRLLKYWQQLKKRADRLEPPALLHQEMSMITGIIRDLYSDEVDALVVDNRTVYREVLSFVREIAPALKGRVKLYRDKTPVFDHYNIEPEIEKMIDRKVWIKKGAYLIIDQTEAMVTIDVNTGRFVGRKDQESTILRTNLDAAREVARQIRLRDIGGLIVIDFIDMYSRENRRKLYDHYCHQLRNDRAKRAVSPVSDFGLIEMTRERIRPSLMTALSDPCPHCDGLGRVLSRQTMSTKIERWFQRAKVGSSQKRFNLIVNPMLADFITDGETNRVAKMANRHRFHINLVRDTTISQQTFMVTDVESGEDLTEANAA, encoded by the coding sequence ATGAAAAAGGAAATTATTGTCAATTCCACCCAGTATGAAACCAGGGTAGCGCTTCTCGAAGATGAAAAGCTGGTTGAGCTCCTGGTAAAAGGAGCCGACGAACATCGCTATGTCGGAAATATCTTCAAAGGTCGGATTAAAACCGTCCTGCCGGGGATGCAGGCGGCCTTTGTCGATATCGGCATGGATAAAGCTGCCTTTTTGCATGCCTCGGATATAGGCAAAATCGGCGGAGGTTTTTATGATGTCGACGATGACGAAGAAGCACCCGCGGATATTGTCCGTAAAACCAGATTCGCAGGTATCGAAACGGTTGTCAAAGAAGATCAGGAGATACTTGTCCAGGTCATTAAGGAACCGATATCCACTAAAGGACCGCGCGTCTCATCGGAAATTTCCATTGCCGGGCGATACGTCGTTCTCGTACCCGATGATCAAGGTGTCCGGGTATCAAAGAAAATTTTCGATTGGGGAGAGAAGAAGAGGCTTCGCTCTATCGTTAGAGAACTGCGGCCGGAAGGATTTGGATTTATCATCCGTACCGAAGCTGAAGGACGAAGCGAATCGGATTTTAAATCCGATATCAAACGACTCTTGAAATACTGGCAGCAACTCAAGAAGCGAGCCGACCGACTCGAACCTCCGGCACTATTGCACCAGGAAATGAGCATGATAACCGGAATTATTCGTGACTTATATTCCGATGAAGTTGACGCGCTCGTAGTGGATAATCGTACGGTTTATCGCGAAGTTCTTTCGTTCGTCCGGGAAATAGCCCCGGCCCTTAAAGGACGGGTAAAACTATACCGTGACAAAACTCCGGTTTTCGATCATTACAATATCGAGCCGGAAATCGAAAAAATGATTGACCGCAAAGTCTGGATTAAAAAAGGCGCGTATCTGATAATTGACCAGACCGAAGCGATGGTCACGATTGATGTTAATACCGGCCGTTTTGTCGGCCGTAAAGATCAGGAATCAACGATTCTAAGAACCAATCTCGACGCCGCCCGCGAGGTCGCGCGCCAAATAAGGCTGCGCGATATCGGCGGCTTGATAGTTATCGACTTTATCGATATGTATAGCCGTGAAAATCGGCGTAAACTTTATGATCATTATTGTCATCAATTAAGAAACGATCGAGCCAAACGAGCGGTCAGTCCGGTATCGGATTTTGGATTGATTGAAATGACGCGAGAAAGAATCCGACCGTCTTTGATGACGGCGCTTTCCGATCCATGTCCGCATTGCGATGGATTGGGCCGTGTTTTGTCGAGACAGACTATGTCTACCAAAATCGAGCGATGGTTCCAGAGAGCCAAAGTCGGAAGTTCTCAAAAGAGATTCAATCTCATTGTCAATCCCATGCTGGCCGATTTTATAACCGATGGTGAGACCAATCGCGTTGCCAAGATGGCTAATCGTCATCGTTTCCATATTAATCTTGTCCGCGATACCACCATCTCGCAACAGACTTTTATGGTCACGGATGTCGAATCCGGTGAAGACTTAACTGAAGCCAACGCGGCTTAG
- a CDS encoding multidrug transporter: protein MSKRKTKTVYRDSVTGEFITQNEAERRPRETEKERIRIQPTKKKKK from the coding sequence ATGAGTAAAAGAAAAACAAAAACTGTTTATCGTGATTCTGTTACTGGAGAATTTATCACCCAAAACGAGGCCGAAAGGCGTCCAAGAGAAACAGAAAAAGAACGAATTAGAATACAGCCAACTAAGAAGAAAAAGAAATAA
- a CDS encoding DMT family transporter yields the protein MNTLIYIFLCIVWGTTWLAMKIGLQEMPPLLGAFVRMLLAALILIIYNQITAQSLQGNWKDKLKIAWPGLFIYGVPYALIYYGMQYVNSGMAAIFFATLPLFVVPFVPLMVKSEIITFQSVIGVIIGFAGVIVIFNGSISLDENSILGAILLLIASSISGFFTVYLKAYLSKAPIAPMLAWHFAIGGTFLLLLSTATENWSGNYFNFTVIGSILYLTVFGSILGFAGFYWLIRRISTLKISMVAFITPITALIVGYLILNETLGLYDGLGSTLVLASILIVNHKKN from the coding sequence ATGAATACCCTGATTTATATCTTTCTCTGTATTGTTTGGGGCACCACATGGCTGGCGATGAAAATCGGACTTCAGGAAATGCCGCCTCTTCTCGGCGCATTCGTGCGGATGCTCCTGGCGGCGCTGATTTTAATAATCTATAATCAAATAACTGCCCAATCACTTCAGGGAAACTGGAAGGACAAACTCAAAATCGCCTGGCCCGGATTATTTATTTACGGAGTTCCATATGCACTGATATATTACGGCATGCAGTATGTCAATTCCGGGATGGCGGCCATTTTCTTCGCGACGCTGCCTTTATTTGTTGTTCCTTTTGTGCCTCTAATGGTAAAATCCGAAATAATAACATTTCAATCCGTAATCGGTGTTATTATCGGCTTCGCAGGAGTTATCGTTATTTTCAACGGCTCCATATCTTTAGATGAAAATTCAATTTTGGGGGCGATTCTCCTTTTGATTGCCTCATCCATTTCAGGATTTTTCACGGTATACCTCAAAGCCTATTTATCAAAAGCGCCTATCGCACCGATGCTTGCCTGGCATTTTGCGATTGGTGGAACGTTTTTATTATTACTTTCGACTGCGACCGAAAACTGGTCGGGCAATTATTTTAATTTCACCGTTATAGGAAGTATTTTGTATTTGACGGTTTTCGGCTCTATTCTGGGATTTGCAGGATTTTACTGGCTTATCCGGCGAATCAGTACTTTAAAAATATCTATGGTCGCGTTTATTACGCCGATAACTGCTCTGATTGTTGGATACTTAATTCTGAATGAGACGCTTGGCCTTTATGACGGCCTGGGATCAACACTGGTATTGGCCAGTATTTTAATTGTCAATCATAAGAAAAATTAA
- a CDS encoding YCF48-related protein yields the protein MNIIRILTTLIVVISYGLSCGADFEKIDVPTTATINKIYFDGAHYGWAVTSDGELLSTWDGGKTWQGKKISKRTIKDIDMRGQVGYLTGDRGLIMKTGNRGATWVDMSQNIKFKFIAVGMVNDTSTIVCGTDQNSMSKTVGVAYQTFDSGKTWKKKKHLGNGYTDLVVQPPRKVYLLASKKAFHSISWGVHFFPGKYSGNRLAWGFDFIDDWGFIVGRKGFFARTTDHGRNWEEVDMGITRSLFAVEVFDKYSGVGVGQDGLILYFNDSGDRFTVSQCGVETDLKTVCITDSKIFIGGTNGVMMSKERFPLSKP from the coding sequence ATGAATATCATTCGAATCCTAACGACATTAATTGTAGTTATCTCTTACGGATTATCCTGCGGAGCCGACTTTGAAAAGATTGATGTTCCCACAACCGCAACCATTAATAAAATTTATTTCGATGGGGCTCATTACGGCTGGGCGGTAACCTCTGACGGTGAATTATTGTCAACCTGGGACGGAGGCAAAACCTGGCAGGGGAAAAAAATCTCCAAGCGCACGATAAAAGATATAGATATGAGGGGGCAGGTGGGGTATTTAACCGGCGACCGCGGACTTATTATGAAAACAGGCAATCGAGGCGCAACCTGGGTCGATATGTCTCAAAATATAAAATTCAAATTTATCGCGGTCGGGATGGTCAACGATACCAGTACGATTGTCTGCGGTACTGACCAAAACAGTATGTCAAAAACCGTAGGTGTCGCCTATCAAACTTTTGATTCCGGAAAAACCTGGAAAAAGAAGAAACATCTTGGCAACGGCTATACCGACCTCGTCGTTCAACCGCCCAGAAAAGTCTATCTTCTGGCGTCCAAAAAGGCTTTTCACTCAATAAGCTGGGGGGTGCATTTCTTCCCCGGCAAATATAGCGGTAATCGTTTAGCCTGGGGTTTTGATTTTATTGATGACTGGGGATTTATAGTTGGGAGAAAGGGGTTTTTTGCCCGAACGACCGATCATGGCCGTAATTGGGAAGAAGTCGATATGGGAATAACCAGGAGTCTTTTCGCTGTCGAGGTATTTGATAAATATTCCGGAGTCGGCGTTGGTCAAGACGGACTGATCTTATACTTTAATGATAGCGGCGATCGGTTTACGGTAAGCCAGTGTGGGGTTGAGACGGATTTGAAAACGGTTTGTATCACTGATAGTAAAATTTTTATCGGCGGGACTAACGGTGTGATGATGTCTAAGGAACGATTTCCCCTGTCAAAACCTTAA
- a CDS encoding ATP-binding cassette domain-containing protein, whose amino-acid sequence MISIKDVYFSFGHQEIFSGLTFELKRGNYLVISGPDRSGKTTLVKMLTAMILPDSGEIIIDGQYLDEIARSKAMIRHLRRKIGGVGGVFSLLNDRTILENVALSAEICGIPTRKARKFAVKACGKYRLSHVMSYYPDAVSKVEQRMALMARAAAARKELIIADAPTDGLDEKAADFIHERLQSLRLSGISILYLTTGIGPPSGPDQYLRLREGRVEK is encoded by the coding sequence TTGATAAGCATAAAAGATGTATACTTTTCATTTGGTCATCAGGAAATTTTTTCAGGATTGACCTTTGAATTAAAGCGAGGGAATTATTTGGTAATCTCCGGCCCTGATCGATCCGGAAAAACAACTCTGGTGAAAATGCTCACCGCCATGATTCTTCCCGATTCCGGGGAGATTATAATTGATGGTCAGTATCTCGATGAAATCGCCCGTTCCAAGGCCATGATTCGTCATCTGCGCCGGAAGATTGGGGGTGTTGGAGGCGTTTTTTCGCTACTTAATGACCGTACGATCCTTGAAAATGTCGCGCTTTCGGCCGAGATCTGCGGTATTCCGACCCGTAAGGCCCGCAAATTCGCCGTCAAAGCATGCGGTAAATATCGCCTCAGTCATGTTATGTCATATTATCCCGATGCCGTCTCAAAAGTCGAACAAAGGATGGCGCTTATGGCCCGTGCCGCCGCCGCCCGCAAGGAATTGATTATTGCCGATGCCCCCACCGACGGTCTTGATGAAAAAGCGGCTGATTTTATACACGAACGATTACAGTCACTAAGGCTTTCCGGAATTTCGATTTTGTATCTTACGACCGGCATTGGCCCCCCAAGCGGCCCCGACCAATATTTGCGTCTCCGCGAGGGGAGGGTCGAGAAATGA
- a CDS encoding permease-like cell division protein FtsX: MNNLGRLIRQIYKHAGREKRLSLGSFLVILIVLMMVDIFWIATININSHYDSLLRTVRMEAFVSDNYPDSLLSMLEITLYELTDVAATEYISREDAARILESDLGWVFMEGLDENPLPRSFIIYFQEGKTLSKLDEIAAVLSRLESVQAVDFGRAWIEKVENFGRSLSRIGYIIGGLILIVVLLTMANTNRLTARTKSSDFFQLKLLGAGPSYLLYPFLAEGFFSALIAAMMGWLVIIYLSQQITFQEFDLIFPNLEQLAIYCAAAAGTGMIGAYLGIRRFLLL; this comes from the coding sequence ATGAATAATCTGGGGAGATTAATAAGGCAGATTTATAAACATGCCGGACGTGAAAAAAGGCTATCGCTCGGCTCTTTTCTTGTCATACTTATTGTCCTGATGATGGTAGATATCTTTTGGATCGCGACGATTAATATTAACAGCCATTATGATTCGTTGCTGAGAACAGTCAGAATGGAAGCATTTGTTTCCGATAATTATCCTGACAGCCTGCTCTCAATGCTGGAAATTACGCTATATGAATTGACCGATGTCGCCGCCACAGAATATATATCTCGTGAAGACGCTGCCCGGATTCTGGAATCCGACCTGGGATGGGTATTTATGGAGGGACTCGACGAAAATCCTCTTCCGCGTTCATTTATAATTTATTTTCAGGAAGGAAAAACGCTGTCTAAACTGGATGAAATCGCGGCGGTATTGAGCCGTTTGGAAAGCGTGCAGGCGGTCGATTTCGGGCGCGCCTGGATTGAAAAGGTCGAAAACTTCGGCCGCAGTCTCAGCCGAATCGGCTATATCATTGGAGGACTAATCTTAATCGTAGTGTTGCTAACAATGGCCAATACCAATCGCCTCACCGCTCGAACCAAATCGAGCGATTTTTTCCAGTTAAAATTATTAGGAGCCGGACCATCATATCTATTATATCCCTTCCTGGCCGAAGGATTCTTTTCGGCCTTAATCGCAGCGATGATGGGATGGTTGGTAATAATCTATTTATCCCAGCAGATTACTTTTCAGGAATTTGATTTGATCTTTCCCAATCTTGAACAACTGGCGATTTATTGCGCCGCGGCCGCAGGAACCGGGATGATAGGCGCTTATCTGGGTATTCGCAGGTTTTTGCTGTTATGA
- a CDS encoding peptidoglycan DD-metalloendopeptidase family protein has protein sequence MIKITLYIVAIFSFFGITSAFADDDNSRIQDNKKELDDLKQQISHTRNKIDSLQNIESSISKTISSYGDNVSRNRTLVNRMGQELRTVRGELAKNKQDLILTEDRLRRIKEGYVGLLKDYYIHRRSGADYAGWDFEMLLSKNRLSRYLASISNVSTREIIMADDSVRRLTDQVDSLSRQGSQINRMREEKKSKINLDLALKEKEEKSLSIVRQQTNMMRDRYESLSEMAQQMEEIIAQLEREQEQKRLAGKMTPRFASGSFASLKGRINPPIKGRIVSTFGWKVNKTTNLKSFSPGIDIDPGQGHKDIHVVAPGRVAYVGNLRGYSNFVIIEHDDGYYTTYAGMISVTVETDDIVLSGDKLGVCGNNNIHFELRRGREHLDPVVWLNLDEF, from the coding sequence ATGATTAAAATTACCCTTTATATAGTTGCCATCTTTTCCTTCTTTGGCATCACCTCAGCCTTTGCCGATGATGATAATTCACGAATTCAGGATAATAAAAAGGAACTCGACGATTTAAAACAGCAAATATCCCATACCAGGAATAAAATCGACAGCCTGCAAAATATTGAATCGAGTATTTCCAAGACAATCTCATCTTATGGAGACAATGTCAGCCGCAACCGAACTTTGGTCAATCGTATGGGTCAGGAACTTAGAACTGTCCGCGGAGAACTGGCCAAAAATAAGCAGGATTTGATACTGACCGAAGATCGCCTGAGGCGCATCAAAGAAGGATATGTTGGGCTATTAAAAGACTATTATATTCATCGACGAAGCGGGGCCGATTATGCGGGTTGGGATTTTGAAATGCTTTTGTCCAAAAATCGCCTCTCAAGGTATCTGGCCTCGATTTCAAATGTATCAACTCGTGAAATTATAATGGCCGATGATTCTGTCAGACGCCTGACCGATCAGGTCGATAGTTTATCCCGTCAGGGTTCTCAAATAAATCGCATGCGAGAGGAAAAGAAATCAAAGATTAATCTTGATCTGGCCCTAAAGGAAAAAGAAGAAAAAAGCCTCAGTATCGTTCGCCAGCAAACCAACATGATGCGCGACCGTTATGAGTCCCTCTCTGAGATGGCTCAGCAAATGGAGGAGATTATCGCTCAACTCGAGAGAGAACAGGAACAAAAACGATTGGCAGGTAAAATGACTCCTCGATTCGCGTCCGGTTCTTTTGCTTCTTTGAAGGGAAGAATTAATCCCCCTATAAAAGGCCGCATTGTCTCAACGTTTGGGTGGAAAGTCAACAAAACCACGAATCTCAAATCTTTTTCCCCGGGAATTGATATCGATCCCGGACAAGGCCATAAAGATATCCATGTCGTGGCACCCGGCAGAGTCGCCTATGTCGGTAATCTTCGAGGTTATAGCAATTTTGTGATTATTGAGCATGACGACGGTTATTATACTACCTACGCCGGAATGATATCGGTCACAGTCGAAACCGATGATATTGTCCTGAGCGGCGATAAATTGGGCGTGTGCGGGAATAATAATATTCATTTTGAACTACGCCGGGGTCGAGAACATCTCGACCCGGTAGTCTGGTTGAACCTCGATGAATTTTAA
- a CDS encoding DNA polymerase III subunit delta', with translation MNFNKLLGQDKVREILLKTAKNGQLPNSYLFSGPEGVGKWSAALGLTAYLNCQKPGESESCDTCPSCKQISKLQHPNLFIAIPTPPSKTEKEELGNYWAILEDKMAEPYSLITGQRQMSIPVATVRQIKQKLNQKAELTGTRVIIIDQMDRMLSSSADALLKLVEEPPPNTLIIITSSNLEKLLDTIVSRCRVISFPRLPDEIISSYLIEKEVAADKKAILLARLSQGSIGRALYLSDDDITQDREVARLIFKGIFVEPSIDLITEAGDLLPYRDRFRITRIISFWQSLFRDLILIKNDSDNDKLINIDNVAELERLAAKNIEVEHLLTIPAYLSEVISDIELNVDTQTAVAALLIEIQSRLNLRAK, from the coding sequence ATGAATTTTAATAAACTCCTGGGACAGGATAAGGTTCGTGAAATTCTTTTAAAAACCGCCAAAAACGGACAATTACCCAATAGTTATCTATTCTCGGGTCCCGAAGGAGTCGGCAAATGGTCCGCCGCCCTGGGCCTTACAGCTTACCTTAATTGTCAAAAACCCGGTGAAAGCGAAAGCTGCGATACATGTCCCTCCTGCAAACAAATTTCCAAATTGCAGCACCCCAATTTATTTATCGCCATCCCGACTCCGCCTTCGAAAACGGAAAAGGAAGAATTGGGCAATTATTGGGCAATTCTGGAAGATAAAATGGCCGAGCCGTATTCATTAATAACGGGGCAGAGGCAAATGTCTATTCCGGTCGCGACTGTGCGCCAAATTAAGCAGAAGCTGAATCAAAAAGCTGAATTGACCGGTACGCGAGTGATAATTATTGACCAAATGGATCGTATGCTGTCCTCCTCGGCTGACGCTCTCCTGAAATTGGTTGAGGAACCTCCGCCGAATACCCTAATTATAATTACCAGTTCAAATCTCGAAAAACTTCTCGATACAATCGTATCGCGATGCAGGGTGATTTCGTTTCCCCGATTGCCTGATGAAATAATATCCTCTTATTTGATTGAGAAGGAAGTTGCCGCCGATAAAAAAGCGATCCTTCTTGCGAGGTTATCGCAGGGTTCCATCGGCAGAGCTCTATATCTTTCAGATGATGACATTACCCAGGACAGAGAAGTCGCCAGACTAATTTTCAAGGGGATATTCGTCGAACCCTCGATTGACCTGATTACCGAGGCAGGAGATTTACTTCCCTATCGGGATAGATTCCGCATTACCCGAATTATAAGTTTTTGGCAGTCGCTTTTTAGAGATCTAATTCTGATCAAGAATGATTCCGATAATGATAAGCTAATCAATATTGATAATGTCGCTGAACTCGAACGCCTTGCCGCCAAAAATATAGAAGTTGAACATTTGTTAACAATCCCTGCCTATCTGAGTGAAGTTATAAGTGATATCGAACTCAACGTCGATACTCAAACCGCGGTGGCGGCGCTTTTAATTGAGATTCAAAGCCGATTGAATTTACGGGCTAAATAA
- a CDS encoding SLC13 family permease, with product MIYGFPFVPIMALVIAAYFYLRFRSKIKVKSLNVSAIVRQASDQIGPMNRNEYLTAAVLIIVIALWIGASDTFGMGGPIILGLVALNIMRILKWRDFTSIHWEVIALYASASALGKGLAETGGALFLADSFLGILPEFMSEGTELAMAASLFSGLATNFMSDGATVSAIGPITVPMATISGTHPWMVGFANAFASSSAHMLIIGTPSNAIAYAMAKDPVTGEQLVTLSDFLKHGAVVLILSLAVLWGWTIFGYWRYIGF from the coding sequence ATGATCTACGGATTTCCCTTTGTACCGATAATGGCACTGGTTATCGCAGCATATTTCTACCTGCGTTTCCGCTCAAAAATCAAGGTGAAATCGCTCAATGTCTCAGCCATAGTGCGTCAGGCTTCCGACCAGATCGGACCTATGAATCGAAACGAGTATCTCACGGCGGCGGTTCTGATTATCGTCATAGCTCTTTGGATCGGTGCCAGCGATACTTTTGGCATGGGCGGTCCGATCATTCTTGGACTGGTTGCCTTGAATATAATGCGAATACTCAAATGGCGTGACTTTACTTCAATCCACTGGGAAGTGATCGCCCTGTATGCCAGCGCCAGCGCCTTGGGCAAAGGCTTAGCTGAAACAGGCGGAGCGCTGTTCCTGGCCGACAGCTTCCTCGGTATTCTACCGGAATTCATGAGCGAGGGAACAGAATTAGCGATGGCCGCCAGCCTGTTCAGTGGGCTCGCCACCAATTTCATGAGCGACGGAGCGACAGTTTCAGCGATTGGTCCAATTACCGTGCCGATGGCGACTATCAGCGGTACACACCCCTGGATGGTTGGCTTTGCGAACGCATTCGCTTCGTCATCTGCTCACATGCTTATAATCGGTACACCCTCAAATGCAATTGCTTATGCCATGGCTAAAGATCCGGTGACCGGCGAGCAATTAGTAACTCTCTCCGATTTCCTCAAGCATGGCGCTGTTGTGCTAATATTATCGCTTGCGGTTCTTTGGGGATGGACTATATTTGGCTATTGGCGATATATAGGGTTTTAG
- a CDS encoding response regulator: MSDKIRLLIVDDEEKSIESIAKRLEMRDFEVRTATRGAQAVEIAREEKFDLALLDLKMPGMDGKQVLEILKQEHKHIEVIILTGHGSVDSAVDCTKLGAFGYLPKPYELEKLLDTLQQAYQVRMEKKFQVVQERMDKIAKLAPAPVRLPSCGNSRSWMMKKSNLKQFSGMNVQL, from the coding sequence ATGTCAGATAAAATCAGGTTGTTGATTGTGGACGACGAGGAAAAGTCCATCGAATCCATCGCCAAGCGATTGGAAATGAGGGATTTCGAGGTCCGTACAGCTACACGCGGCGCGCAGGCTGTCGAGATCGCGCGCGAGGAGAAATTCGATCTTGCTTTGTTGGATCTCAAGATGCCCGGCATGGATGGGAAACAAGTGCTTGAAATACTAAAGCAGGAACACAAGCATATTGAAGTAATAATCTTAACCGGTCACGGATCTGTCGATTCCGCAGTCGACTGCACCAAGCTCGGAGCTTTCGGCTATCTACCCAAGCCATACGAACTGGAGAAACTGCTCGACACCCTGCAACAAGCTTATCAAGTACGTATGGAGAAGAAATTCCAGGTAGTTCAGGAGCGGATGGACAAAATCGCCAAACTGGCACCGGCTCCAGTGCGCTTGCCATCCTGCGGGAACTCAAGAAGCTGGATGATGAAGAAAAGTAATCTCAAGCAATTCAGTGGGATGAATGTACAGCTGTAA